A DNA window from Mariprofundus aestuarium contains the following coding sequences:
- a CDS encoding AsmA family protein: protein MKPAIAKTVRYSLIILGLLIVGLLVAPFFIDVNSYKTQIEQTVEDATGRKLTIGNINASLFPWIGVELDDVHLANREGFAERDFASVQKLNVKLALLPLLSKNIEIKHFEVTSPIIYLERHEDGQSNWDDLVASDDAGKGGVAVDTPATQQPADAAASPALAALQAESLTLSGGELTWADAGSEPVVLSELNVALNDVQLERPVGVTLSGKLSGNAFDVDATVGPLGDLSKIDPVQLPVQGHIKAEKVELKAFKGFISGWPEQLGSIDNASVGLSANIEQHPDGLRLAEGELILNSLINVKVGWKVDMAKADVLEVRRATLAINGKDVFEARGSVNQLNTSPAFQLRLDGQPLQRSWLAAFAPELSTLYAGHPAPWKQVKFSTLLAGDAKQVEIRDMQLMLDEELVQISGAVVYAVPDIRLRIATRELHMDPWLPQPKEEPVTAGAVPAGKTATAGGRAASEEPAVEPDLRFLKPWRVTAKMQAGTLHLRGLQMGNFNVNINGSGGNFDLNPLRFNLAGGTVTEKASLDAAAYPARWKESVHITDVQVGPLLKTLADMDMLEGSLSMDSSLKATGLTQAAVKTLNGRGNVLMSNGKIKGFDIAGAIRKFTNPMATMGAKETDFSQLSGSFTVTNGVADNRDLFMASPLLRVTGMGSVDLVQKTLDYHVKPRVVGTLVGQGDTSPVRSGLTVPLHITGPFAAPSVKPEISASTIIENAPALLNKGKVGGTLGKILGGGNKPANQPAPADQPAPQSPEKKLLKGLGGAFGF from the coding sequence ATGAAACCAGCCATTGCTAAAACAGTTCGATATTCTCTGATTATTCTGGGGCTGTTGATTGTCGGGTTGCTTGTCGCTCCCTTCTTTATCGATGTGAACAGCTACAAAACACAAATCGAACAGACAGTAGAGGATGCGACCGGGCGCAAGCTCACCATTGGTAACATCAATGCGTCGCTTTTTCCGTGGATCGGCGTTGAACTCGATGATGTGCATCTTGCTAACCGCGAAGGCTTTGCCGAGCGTGACTTTGCCAGTGTGCAGAAGCTGAATGTAAAGCTGGCACTTCTGCCGCTTCTGAGTAAAAACATTGAGATCAAACATTTCGAAGTAACCTCGCCCATCATCTATCTTGAGCGTCATGAGGATGGCCAGAGCAACTGGGATGACCTAGTGGCTTCTGATGATGCAGGCAAAGGCGGTGTAGCAGTGGATACGCCTGCCACACAACAACCCGCAGATGCGGCTGCATCTCCGGCATTGGCTGCACTGCAGGCGGAATCGTTAACGCTAAGCGGTGGTGAGCTGACTTGGGCCGATGCCGGGTCTGAGCCTGTGGTTCTCTCAGAATTGAATGTGGCGCTGAATGATGTGCAGCTTGAACGCCCGGTTGGGGTAACACTTTCCGGCAAGCTTTCGGGCAATGCCTTTGATGTTGATGCCACTGTCGGTCCACTGGGGGATCTGAGTAAAATTGATCCGGTCCAGCTGCCCGTGCAGGGGCATATTAAGGCAGAGAAGGTGGAACTGAAGGCTTTTAAAGGGTTCATCAGCGGCTGGCCCGAACAGCTGGGAAGTATCGATAACGCCTCGGTAGGACTCTCTGCCAATATTGAACAGCATCCCGATGGTCTGCGTCTCGCCGAAGGGGAGTTGATTCTCAATTCGTTGATTAATGTCAAAGTCGGCTGGAAGGTCGATATGGCCAAGGCTGATGTTCTTGAGGTGCGTCGAGCCACGCTGGCTATCAACGGTAAGGATGTCTTCGAAGCGCGGGGAAGCGTAAATCAGTTGAATACTTCACCGGCATTTCAGCTGCGCCTGGACGGGCAGCCACTGCAGCGCAGCTGGCTGGCCGCATTTGCCCCCGAGCTGAGCACACTGTATGCCGGCCATCCGGCACCCTGGAAACAGGTGAAGTTCAGTACACTTCTAGCCGGTGATGCCAAGCAGGTCGAGATTCGTGATATGCAACTTATGCTTGATGAGGAGCTGGTGCAGATCTCCGGTGCTGTGGTTTATGCCGTACCTGATATTCGCCTGCGTATTGCCACGCGCGAACTGCATATGGATCCGTGGCTTCCGCAGCCTAAAGAAGAACCAGTTACCGCTGGTGCAGTACCTGCTGGCAAAACGGCCACAGCCGGTGGCAGAGCTGCCTCCGAGGAGCCTGCTGTGGAGCCCGACCTTCGTTTTCTCAAACCATGGCGTGTTACCGCCAAAATGCAGGCCGGCACGCTTCACCTGCGCGGACTGCAGATGGGTAACTTCAACGTAAATATCAACGGCTCGGGTGGGAATTTCGATCTGAATCCACTCAGGTTCAATCTTGCCGGTGGCACTGTGACCGAAAAGGCGAGCCTAGATGCGGCTGCTTATCCGGCCAGGTGGAAAGAGTCGGTTCATATTACCGATGTGCAGGTAGGTCCACTTCTCAAGACATTGGCTGACATGGATATGCTCGAAGGCAGCCTCTCCATGGATTCGAGCCTTAAGGCAACAGGTCTGACACAGGCGGCGGTGAAAACTCTGAACGGGCGCGGCAATGTGCTGATGAGCAACGGCAAGATCAAAGGCTTCGACATCGCCGGAGCGATTCGTAAATTCACCAATCCAATGGCAACGATGGGTGCCAAAGAGACTGATTTCTCGCAGCTCTCAGGTAGTTTTACTGTGACAAATGGCGTGGCAGATAACCGGGATCTCTTTATGGCTTCGCCGCTACTGCGTGTGACCGGCATGGGAAGTGTTGATCTGGTGCAAAAAACGCTGGATTATCATGTGAAACCGCGCGTGGTCGGCACACTGGTCGGGCAGGGCGATACATCACCGGTACGCAGCGGCCTAACCGTACCGTTGCATATCACCGGCCCGTTTGCTGCCCCCAGCGTGAAGCCTGAAATCAGCGCATCGACGATTATCGAAAATGCGCCAGCACTTCTGAACAAGGGGAAAGTGGGTGGAACCCTTGGCAAAATTCTTGGCGGTGGTAATAAACCTGCAAACCAGCCTGCGCCGGCGGACCAGCCTGCACCACAATCACCTGAGAAGAAGTTACTCAAGGGGCTTGGCGGAGCGTTCGGTTTTTAG
- a CDS encoding GAF domain-containing protein, which produces MVSPSAPLTLDIPDRKLSTWQRIADLLASSSGVPAALIMRVHPSEIEVFISSHSAGNPYKQNERAQLNSGLYCETVMSTGEPLLVPDALSDPEWNHNPDIELGMVYYLGFPLRWPNGETFGTVCVLDRENNQKATSNGELMALLAKIIESDLEGVFEVAELKRSLEHLQAQLP; this is translated from the coding sequence GTGGTGTCACCTTCTGCCCCATTAACCCTCGATATTCCGGATAGGAAGTTGAGTACATGGCAGCGAATTGCTGACCTATTAGCCAGTAGCTCTGGCGTTCCAGCGGCCCTGATCATGAGAGTCCACCCTTCAGAGATAGAGGTGTTCATCTCAAGTCATTCTGCAGGCAACCCTTATAAACAAAATGAGCGGGCTCAATTAAACAGTGGCCTTTATTGCGAAACAGTTATGAGCACAGGGGAGCCTTTACTGGTCCCAGATGCATTGAGTGACCCAGAATGGAATCACAACCCGGATATAGAGCTTGGCATGGTATATTACCTCGGATTTCCGCTTAGGTGGCCGAATGGTGAAACTTTTGGGACTGTCTGTGTGCTGGACAGGGAAAATAACCAGAAGGCAACCAGTAATGGTGAACTTATGGCACTATTAGCAAAGATCATCGAGAGCGACCTAGAAGGGGTTTTTGAGGTGGCCGAACTCAAACGAAGTCTTGAACACCTGCAGGCACAGCTGCCATAA
- a CDS encoding HAD-IIIA family hydrolase has translation MLFDCDGTLTDSHGAIVEAMQQAFQNSGLDAPDAGAVNGVIGLSLHEAVRRLLTDPEQKALMESIMQGYRECYRVAEQHITLYPGVHEVLGELRKRGYWLGVVTGKSLPGVKRVLETFSLSDYFYVIRSADCTHSKPHPAMVSECMAELGIDVERTVVVGDALFDVQMAVAAGVPCIGVSFGVGERDELLEAGAEVVIDEFSTLLNYFPPLV, from the coding sequence ATACTTTTCGATTGCGACGGAACATTGACTGATTCTCATGGCGCCATTGTCGAGGCGATGCAGCAGGCATTCCAAAATTCCGGACTGGATGCACCCGATGCCGGTGCGGTGAACGGTGTGATCGGCCTGTCGCTGCACGAGGCGGTGCGCAGGCTGTTGACTGATCCTGAACAGAAAGCGTTGATGGAGTCGATCATGCAGGGCTATCGTGAGTGTTACCGCGTTGCCGAGCAGCATATAACCCTCTATCCCGGAGTGCATGAGGTGTTGGGCGAGTTGCGCAAACGCGGCTATTGGCTCGGGGTGGTGACCGGAAAATCACTCCCTGGAGTAAAACGGGTACTCGAAACATTTTCACTGTCTGATTACTTCTATGTGATACGCAGCGCAGACTGCACCCATTCCAAGCCGCATCCTGCGATGGTGAGCGAGTGTATGGCAGAACTAGGAATAGATGTAGAGCGGACCGTTGTGGTCGGTGATGCTCTGTTTGATGTGCAGATGGCAGTGGCTGCAGGCGTGCCCTGTATCGGTGTCTCCTTCGGCGTAGGAGAGCGTGATGAGCTTCTTGAGGCGGGGGCAGAAGTCGTCATCGATGAGTTTTCCACCCTGCTGAATTACTTTCCACCCCTTGTGTGA
- a CDS encoding PAS domain S-box protein, whose translation MSPIGMALCGTDRVPVYINNEFTRILGYSPEELKNMCCTELTPAEYVSQEIQLFEQLATDKTLGPYDKEYIKKDGSRINVRIKGISVELDGEQYIWSSVVEIEDLKNAEKATRISEERFALAMEGANDGLWDWDLKTDEVYYSPRWKEILGYQEDELEPTFSTGIDFVHPDDRATVIDKVEQYISGTTDSYNMEFRMRHKLGHWVDILSKATLVADKVSNKPIRLVGTHQDITEKKQAEKCLYEANERHRDLAESMSDWIWEVNADGVYTYCSAKVSSILGYQQDEIIGKRPFDFMLPDEAGRVGTIFSEIVQAQRPFRNLENWNLTKEGQLICLLTSGVPIIGGDGELLGYRGVDADITDQKKAEEELRKQSQAIKYGGEGVMITGTDGSIEYINPAFTEITGYLPDEILGKNPRILKSSAQDPSYYKALWDTISSGSVWRGTLIDKRKDGSFYPAMMTVSPIKDLNEKTTHYVSTHRDMTEHQQLEEQARQSQKLESIGTLVGGIAHDFNNMLAAIEGSLYLARTQLDDHVYVENILNDINKLTSRSADMVKQLLTYARKGKVSMRPLILNALMEDAFKLANKMIPENIEHICDTCNEHLIINADATQIQQVLMNLAANALHAVAGVENPKITCGTSYFKANENFMQKHSHSQSGEFARISVRDNGCGIKKDHMDKITEPFFTTKGVGEGTGLGLSMVYGVVKMHNGTLEVESEKGKGTVFHIYIPLSKSLEMRESETSEANVPIAGNKETILLVDDENDLLITSAQVLESLNYRVLQATNGEEALQIFEDEQDSISLVFTDIIMPKISGFDLMEQIWLKSKNTPALFASGYDAMGHEIPKEKEQQAIIISKPYSPLEVSFHIRDLLN comes from the coding sequence ATGTCGCCTATCGGCATGGCTTTGTGCGGAACAGATAGGGTTCCAGTCTATATAAACAATGAGTTTACGAGAATCCTCGGTTATTCACCCGAAGAGCTAAAAAACATGTGCTGTACAGAGTTGACTCCAGCTGAGTATGTATCGCAAGAAATACAATTGTTTGAACAGTTGGCTACAGATAAAACTTTAGGGCCGTATGACAAGGAATACATAAAAAAAGATGGTTCCCGAATTAATGTTCGCATTAAAGGTATTTCTGTTGAACTGGATGGAGAACAGTATATCTGGTCAAGTGTGGTAGAGATCGAAGATCTAAAAAATGCAGAAAAAGCTACACGGATAAGTGAAGAGCGATTTGCACTTGCTATGGAAGGTGCGAATGACGGCTTGTGGGACTGGGACCTTAAGACAGATGAAGTCTACTACTCTCCTCGCTGGAAAGAGATTCTTGGTTATCAAGAGGACGAACTAGAACCTACATTCTCGACCGGGATTGATTTTGTTCATCCAGATGATCGAGCAACGGTAATAGATAAAGTTGAGCAGTATATAAGTGGCACTACAGACTCATATAACATGGAATTTCGAATGCGCCATAAGCTGGGGCATTGGGTAGACATTCTTTCTAAAGCCACCTTAGTAGCTGACAAGGTTTCTAATAAGCCGATTCGTTTAGTTGGAACACACCAAGATATTACTGAGAAAAAGCAAGCAGAGAAATGCTTATATGAGGCTAATGAGCGCCATAGAGATCTTGCTGAAAGCATGTCTGACTGGATATGGGAGGTGAATGCAGACGGTGTTTATACATACTGCTCTGCCAAAGTCAGCTCAATCCTGGGGTATCAACAGGATGAGATCATTGGCAAAAGGCCATTTGATTTTATGCTTCCAGATGAGGCAGGTCGAGTTGGCACGATTTTCAGTGAAATAGTCCAAGCCCAGAGGCCCTTCCGAAACCTTGAAAACTGGAATCTAACCAAAGAAGGGCAATTGATATGCCTACTGACGAGTGGGGTGCCAATTATAGGAGGTGATGGCGAACTGTTGGGTTATAGAGGCGTAGACGCCGATATCACCGATCAAAAAAAAGCCGAAGAGGAGTTAAGAAAGCAGTCTCAGGCCATCAAATATGGTGGCGAAGGCGTGATGATCACAGGCACCGATGGCTCCATTGAATACATCAATCCTGCCTTTACTGAAATCACGGGGTATTTACCTGATGAGATTCTAGGAAAAAACCCCAGGATATTAAAGAGTTCAGCCCAAGATCCTTCCTACTATAAAGCATTATGGGACACAATCAGCAGCGGAAGTGTTTGGCGAGGAACCTTGATCGATAAGAGAAAGGATGGCTCTTTCTATCCAGCCATGATGACCGTTTCACCAATTAAAGATTTAAATGAAAAAACCACACATTATGTATCCACACATAGAGATATGACCGAGCATCAACAGCTTGAGGAGCAGGCTCGGCAGTCTCAAAAACTGGAGTCGATTGGAACCTTGGTGGGGGGGATCGCTCACGACTTTAACAATATGCTTGCTGCCATCGAAGGGAGCCTATATCTAGCCAGAACGCAGCTAGATGACCACGTTTATGTGGAAAACATATTAAATGACATTAATAAATTAACTTCTCGCTCAGCAGATATGGTGAAGCAACTGCTTACCTATGCACGCAAAGGCAAGGTATCCATGAGGCCATTAATTCTTAATGCACTCATGGAAGATGCTTTCAAACTGGCAAACAAGATGATTCCAGAGAATATCGAGCATATTTGTGACACATGCAATGAGCATCTTATCATCAATGCTGATGCCACCCAGATTCAACAGGTATTGATGAATCTGGCAGCTAACGCACTCCATGCAGTGGCAGGAGTTGAGAATCCTAAAATTACATGCGGCACCAGCTATTTCAAAGCGAATGAGAATTTTATGCAGAAACACTCTCATTCGCAGTCAGGCGAGTTCGCCCGAATCTCAGTCCGTGACAATGGTTGTGGAATCAAGAAAGATCACATGGATAAAATCACTGAACCGTTTTTTACCACAAAAGGAGTCGGTGAAGGAACAGGCTTAGGGCTTTCTATGGTATATGGTGTAGTAAAAATGCATAACGGCACCTTGGAAGTTGAGAGTGAAAAGGGAAAAGGAACTGTGTTCCATATCTATATTCCATTGAGTAAAAGCCTGGAGATGAGAGAATCAGAAACGTCGGAGGCAAATGTTCCCATTGCTGGCAACAAGGAAACCATTCTCTTGGTCGATGACGAGAATGATTTACTTATTACATCTGCTCAAGTTCTTGAAAGTCTCAATTATCGAGTATTACAAGCCACCAATGGTGAGGAAGCGCTACAAATCTTTGAGGATGAACAAGATTCAATATCTCTAGTCTTTACTGATATCATTATGCCAAAAATTAGCGGTTTTGATTTAATGGAGCAGATATGGTTGAAAAGTAAGAATACCCCTGCTCTTTTTGCCTCTGGTTACGATGCAATGGGACACGAAATCCCAAAAGAGAAAGAGCAACAAGCTATCATTATTAGCAAACCATATTCGCCTTTAGAAGTTAGCTTCCACATAAGAGATCTTTTGAATTAA
- a CDS encoding potassium channel family protein — protein sequence MTRRLLIQRFLDVGLFTATIAAVALSFIEDLPDWGIMVVLILFVVMFFSRWWAAENRRAWMKSNWFDLALVVLLSSPILRMLMALRLAHLLPALRLGVLIRANRERLLRLLVLSGESLPAAMATMFGLVFVFGAATFTLESGHNPQFGELSDALWWAFVTITTVGYGDIVPITSGGRVVAVMTMIFGIVIYSLLVANLTVFLSEYGRRSANPAAIAVSSDESSRETPEK from the coding sequence GTGACCCGTAGGCTTCTTATTCAGCGTTTTCTCGATGTCGGTCTGTTTACGGCGACTATCGCAGCTGTAGCTCTCTCCTTTATCGAGGATCTGCCTGATTGGGGCATCATGGTGGTACTTATACTCTTTGTGGTGATGTTCTTCTCCCGCTGGTGGGCTGCTGAGAATCGCAGGGCATGGATGAAATCCAACTGGTTCGATCTGGCTCTGGTGGTACTGCTTTCATCCCCGATTCTGCGTATGCTGATGGCACTTCGTCTCGCGCATCTGCTTCCGGCACTTAGATTGGGCGTATTGATTCGCGCCAACAGGGAGCGACTTCTGCGCCTTCTGGTGTTATCAGGGGAGAGCCTTCCTGCGGCAATGGCGACGATGTTCGGTCTGGTCTTCGTATTTGGTGCAGCCACATTCACACTCGAGAGCGGCCATAACCCACAATTTGGCGAGCTCTCTGATGCGCTTTGGTGGGCTTTTGTGACGATAACGACCGTTGGTTATGGCGATATTGTGCCGATAACCTCAGGTGGGCGAGTGGTGGCAGTGATGACAATGATCTTCGGTATTGTCATCTACTCGCTTCTGGTGGCTAACCTGACTGTATTCCTGAGCGAGTACGGTAGAAGAAGTGCAAATCCTGCTGCCATTGCGGTAAGCAGTGACGAATCGAGCAGAGAAACTCCCGAAAAATAG
- a CDS encoding pyridoxal phosphate-dependent aminotransferase translates to MRRLSNRVQQVKPSATLAITAKAAEMRAAGRSVISLSVGEPDFETPKAARDAGIAAINDGFTRYTAVAGIPELRKAIAEKFKRDNDLDYSPNDILVSTGGKQCIFNLLMAVMDPGQRAVIPAPYWVSYPDMVKLAEGTPVIVNTMAENNFKITAEQLEEALCDNCKVLFLNSPSNPTGMAYSAEELASIGEVVRKYPDLIVATDDMYEKILFDGKTFATFAQVNPGLKEQTVTLNGVSKAYCMTGWRIGYCAGPSTIIKAMGKIQGQSTSNPNSIAQKAALAALTGPTDELDEMVRTYEARRTWLVNAINAIPGMHAIMPDGAFYVFPSVEGWIGKTTPSGITLSDDVKVCEWLLEEAGVALVPGTEFGSPGHLRFSYAVSQDTLQDAVDRIAKAAATLA, encoded by the coding sequence ATGAGAAGACTATCCAATCGCGTACAACAGGTTAAACCATCAGCTACATTAGCCATCACCGCCAAGGCAGCAGAAATGAGGGCCGCAGGAAGAAGTGTCATTTCACTCTCCGTCGGCGAACCAGATTTCGAAACGCCGAAAGCCGCCCGTGATGCGGGTATTGCGGCGATCAATGACGGTTTCACCCGCTACACTGCTGTAGCCGGAATCCCTGAGCTACGCAAGGCGATTGCGGAAAAGTTCAAGCGGGATAACGACCTCGACTATTCCCCCAATGACATTCTTGTCTCCACCGGCGGTAAACAGTGCATCTTCAACCTGCTGATGGCGGTGATGGATCCAGGCCAACGTGCGGTTATCCCCGCCCCCTACTGGGTTTCCTATCCTGATATGGTCAAGCTGGCCGAAGGGACGCCGGTGATTGTGAATACAATGGCCGAAAACAATTTCAAGATCACTGCCGAGCAGCTTGAAGAGGCACTCTGCGATAACTGCAAAGTACTCTTCCTCAACTCCCCTTCCAATCCGACCGGCATGGCCTATTCGGCTGAAGAGCTGGCTTCCATTGGCGAAGTGGTTCGCAAATACCCGGATCTAATTGTCGCCACCGACGACATGTATGAAAAAATTCTCTTCGATGGCAAAACCTTCGCCACCTTTGCGCAGGTTAACCCTGGCCTGAAAGAGCAGACGGTGACTTTGAACGGTGTCTCCAAAGCCTACTGCATGACCGGCTGGCGTATTGGCTACTGTGCAGGCCCCTCAACCATCATCAAGGCAATGGGTAAAATTCAGGGACAGAGTACCTCCAATCCCAACTCGATCGCCCAGAAAGCGGCACTGGCTGCCTTGACAGGGCCGACCGATGAACTTGATGAGATGGTTCGCACTTATGAGGCCCGTCGTACCTGGCTAGTGAATGCAATCAATGCCATTCCCGGTATGCATGCAATCATGCCGGATGGCGCATTCTACGTATTCCCCTCTGTAGAAGGATGGATCGGCAAAACCACGCCTAGCGGCATTACACTCAGTGATGATGTGAAGGTTTGCGAATGGTTGCTGGAGGAGGCTGGTGTTGCGCTTGTTCCGGGCACTGAATTCGGCTCCCCCGGTCATCTGCGTTTCTCCTATGCTGTCAGTCAGGATACATTGCAGGATGCCGTTGATCGTATTGCCAAGGCAGCAGCAACGCTGGCTTAA
- a CDS encoding L-threonylcarbamoyladenylate synthase: MHLFEHLRLHPERPQIRQIRRAAELLRKGLFVAMPTETTYVLVCLPESVKAIADITKLRQLDSSHLWSLVCDDLSQAATCVRMDNNAHRILKRCLPGAFTFILPASSSLPRRIFGKRKDVGIRIPAHPICQALLEEVGEVLLATTLQLPGEAEPEYDPDEFVPRLKHLSCAIMDAGWGSLVPTTVVDLCGDEPELRRQGAGEWPA, from the coding sequence ATGCATCTGTTTGAACATCTCCGGTTGCATCCGGAGCGCCCCCAGATTCGCCAGATCAGGCGTGCTGCGGAATTGCTGCGCAAGGGGCTGTTTGTCGCCATGCCTACCGAGACGACCTATGTGCTGGTCTGCCTGCCGGAATCGGTAAAGGCTATCGCGGACATCACCAAACTCAGGCAACTGGATAGCTCGCACCTCTGGTCGCTGGTTTGCGATGACCTGTCACAGGCGGCGACCTGTGTACGTATGGATAACAATGCACACCGTATCCTTAAACGCTGCCTTCCTGGCGCCTTCACCTTTATTCTCCCCGCCAGTTCATCACTGCCACGGCGCATTTTTGGAAAACGAAAGGATGTCGGTATCCGGATTCCGGCGCACCCAATTTGCCAGGCGCTGCTTGAGGAGGTGGGGGAAGTGCTGTTAGCAACAACCCTGCAACTACCGGGAGAGGCTGAACCTGAATACGATCCGGATGAGTTTGTACCGCGCTTGAAACACCTCTCATGCGCGATCATGGATGCAGGCTGGGGAAGCTTGGTGCCGACGACAGTAGTCGACCTCTGCGGTGATGAGCCGGAGCTGCGCAGACAGGGTGCAGGCGAGTGGCCTGCCTGA
- a CDS encoding YqhA family protein, whose protein sequence is MKIFFEKLLWSSRYMTLLAVWSCIVGMALLFTLSAIDMGKLLLEFIDVYIFGHDVPNFHTVVVSHVITAVDDFLLAIVLLIFALGVYELHIDKLDFIRDNEAAGKLLQIESLDDLKDRLGKVILMILIVTFFKNVLSVKFDDPLNILYMGGGIFLVALASYFGHKGGDSHK, encoded by the coding sequence ATGAAAATATTTTTTGAAAAACTTCTTTGGAGTTCGCGCTATATGACGCTTCTGGCCGTATGGTCCTGTATCGTCGGTATGGCGCTGCTATTTACCCTCTCTGCCATCGATATGGGTAAGCTGCTCTTAGAATTCATTGATGTTTATATCTTCGGTCACGACGTTCCCAACTTCCACACTGTGGTGGTCAGCCATGTTATTACTGCAGTGGACGACTTCCTGCTTGCCATCGTACTGCTGATTTTTGCACTTGGTGTCTATGAACTGCATATCGATAAGCTCGATTTCATCCGCGATAATGAAGCTGCAGGCAAGCTTTTGCAGATCGAGAGCCTTGACGATCTGAAAGACCGTTTGGGTAAAGTCATCCTGATGATTCTGATCGTAACCTTCTTCAAGAATGTACTGAGCGTTAAATTCGATGATCCGCTTAATATCCTCTACATGGGTGGCGGTATCTTTCTGGTAGCACTGGCCAGTTACTTCGGTCATAAGGGTGGCGACAGTCACAAGTAG
- a CDS encoding glycine zipper domain-containing protein, with protein sequence MKKLFIAMLVVSFTSAAAYAGPQERGMVTGAAVGATAGAVIGSQTNETAQGAIVGAMFGAIAGAILSDVHATPVHYSNHRPVHVQKRQYQHVRERRHGHYRDNHAYRNGKRYGRHDVRHANYRGNDRYQRGHDGHERHEYREQQRQSDRHVQNSRLRSNDRQMFTRHSLIRPGSRVDHYAYAGR encoded by the coding sequence ATGAAGAAATTATTTATAGCCATGTTAGTTGTATCATTCACATCGGCAGCTGCTTATGCAGGGCCACAGGAGCGCGGTATGGTTACCGGAGCCGCTGTCGGTGCCACAGCCGGCGCTGTGATCGGTTCGCAGACCAATGAGACTGCCCAAGGAGCGATTGTAGGCGCGATGTTCGGTGCTATTGCCGGCGCCATCCTTTCTGATGTGCACGCCACTCCGGTTCACTACTCAAATCACAGGCCTGTGCATGTGCAGAAGAGACAGTATCAGCATGTGCGTGAGCGCAGGCATGGACACTACCGTGATAACCACGCCTACCGAAATGGAAAGAGGTATGGGCGTCACGATGTGAGGCATGCAAACTATCGCGGTAATGATCGCTACCAGAGAGGTCACGATGGCCATGAGCGTCACGAGTACCGTGAACAGCAGCGCCAGAGTGACAGGCACGTCCAGAATTCACGCCTCCGTTCAAATGATCGCCAGATGTTCACGCGTCACAGCCTGATTCGTCCGGGAAGCAGAGTGGATCACTACGCCTACGCGGGTAGGTAA